The genomic DNA TCTCTAAGAAATCTGCCTGCTCGGTAAGGTTTCGTAAAAAAACGAGTATAAATCGAAAAGTGATTACACTATGTCTATACTTTGTGATTTCATAATCAGCAGGAAACAGACAATTTTCGAAATACTCGCCATAGATTGTAAGTCAACTAAAACTGACAAGCACCTGCCGGGGCAGACTGCACACATGAGGAAGACCCAGAATAGCTTCCGTAGCATATACTGCTCGCTGTGCAAGAATAGGGAGTAGACGCACCGCAACCTGCGAAAGTACCTGTAGTATTGCAAGTCATGTTCGCAACTGTATTTACTCTGAAAGAAGATAAAGTTGAAACAACAGAACCATACGAATTAGTGGCAGTAATTCCAATGCTAGTGGTGCTGGTTCCAGCAGGCGTTGTGCCCGTGATTGCTCCGGTTGTAGTATTTAAGGAAACTCCGGCAGGCAATGTTCCCGTTGTAAGAGCATAGGTTACTGTGCTAGCGGAAGATACAGTTGGTGTTAAATTGACTGCAGAATTAACTGCATAATAAGCAATGAACAAGGAAGAATAGGACACGGTTAATGCCGGTATAGTAATGGAAGCGGAAGTTGTAGTCTTAGTACCTGCTGAATTTGTCAGCGTTATAGTGTAAGTGGTTGATGCCTGAGTAGTTGTAGGAGTTCCCGATATCACACCT from Leptospiraceae bacterium includes the following:
- a CDS encoding putative Ig domain-containing protein; amino-acid sequence: MTVNATAPTYVFLSGTYPAGIPVTSASVSYFGCVPCTFSISPSMPAGLTLNTSTGVISGTPTTTQASTTYTITLTNSAGTKTTTSASITIPALTVSYSSLFIAYYAVNSAVNLTPTVSSASTVTYALTTGTLPAGVSLNTTTGAITGTTPAGTSTTSIGITATNSYGSVVSTLSSFRVNTVANMTCNTTGTFAGCGASTPYSCTASSICYGSYSGSSSCVQSAPAGACQF